CGTGGTCGTCGCGGTCACAGAGGTCGTCCGCGCGCTCTTTCGCGTCGGAGATGTCGCCTTCGACCAGTTCGATGTCCGCGCCGTAGGCCTTCATTATCTGGCGGCGCTCGGGCGACTTCGAGGACGGCATCACCAGTACCACGTCGTATCCCTTCGTCGACCCGACCAGCGCCATCCCGATGCCGGTGTTCCCGCTCGTGGGTTCGACGAGCGTATCGCCGGGTTCGAGCGCCCCGCTTCGCTCGGCGTCGTCTATCATGTACTTGGCCGGCCGGTCCTTGGCGGAGCCGCCGGGATTGAACGACTCGACCTTCGCCGCGACGGTCGCCCCCTCCGGTGCGCGGACCGAGACCAGCGGCGACCCGATTGTGTCGAGAATGGAGTCTTTCATCGCCGCCGGCTACGCGGCCCCGACTTAAACGCCTACTGAAGGTCCCAAACGGTTCGTTGTCTCCCGGGACGCGGCAGGGCTTTCCGGCGTCGACACCGTCTCACGTGAACATGTTTATGTCGTCGACCGGCAGCACCGAGTAATCGACCGACAGCGTGTCCTTCGTCGCCCGGACCTTGCCGACGAACGCGGAGATGTCATCGAGCCGCCCTTCCAAGACGAACAGTTCCATACAGTACCGGTCGCCGACGTGACTGTGGAAGTTCGACGCGACGATTGACTCGTGGTCGTGGCGGAGATGCATCATCTTCTCCTCGACCGTCGTGGTCTCGTAGTCGAACAGCACCGTGACGATGGCCATCAGTTCGCGGTCCTCCAGTCGCTTGTCCTCGAACTCGCCCATCAGGTTCCGGACCGCCTCCCGAACGACCTCGCTGCGGCCGGTGTACCCGTGTTCGTCCGCGAACGTGTCGATTCGCTCCTCCAGTTCGTCCGGCATCGAGATGCTGACTACGCCCATGTAATAACTCGGTTGCGTTAGGGTATTAATATTTCATATCCCACCGTCGGACGGCGCTGCCGCTATCTGTGTGCTCTCGTCGATAAATACAGGAAGCCCACGGGAGAGGGATGTTTCTCTCGGGTGGGCTGTGTAAGGTATGAATGGTGGCGGCGAACCGGATTTCCCAGAGGCTCGCGCACTCCAGTACTCGCCGGAACG
Above is a window of Haloarcula sp. DT43 DNA encoding:
- a CDS encoding CopG family ribbon-helix-helix protein; the protein is MGVVSISMPDELEERIDTFADEHGYTGRSEVVREAVRNLMGEFEDKRLEDRELMAIVTVLFDYETTTVEEKMMHLRHDHESIVASNFHSHVGDRYCMELFVLEGRLDDISAFVGKVRATKDTLSVDYSVLPVDDINMFT